AGGAGGTTGGAGGTTGAGGGTGAGGAAAGAGTGAGCGAGAACGCGAAGAACACAAGCTCAAGAGAGAGAATGAGAGCTAGGGTACCAGTGTGAGAGAGAGAACGAAGGGTTGCttagggtgtgtgtgtgtgtgtgtgtgagagagagagagagagagagagagagagagagagaacgaaGGGTCGCTTACGGTGTGAGaggagagaatttgaaattcttacaATTTAggtggaatttcaatttctacgATTTTCGTctattaaaattctttaaaaatgaagtaaatttaaattctttaaaagcATGTGTCCAAACAATTAAATTATGATAGGGGTATTTcaaattcactaaaaaaatacattacctTATTTAAATACCTCTTCCAAACTCAAAGTCGGTGTAGCGATTCCTCTCTCTTAATATAAGAGTAATTTGATGTTGCAAAGACGAAACATAACCATTGTCCCATCTAACTGGGAATTAAATTTCGCTACAATCATGCTTATTTATTAATGACCTAACTAATCATTTTCTTAACTTGTAAGGTTAATTTCCTTAATTACTTACCATCTAGCAGTTTTATTCTAACAATCTACTTAATCTTCCTCTCACAAGacttatcttttaaatttcaattagttactactaatgaaattaattttatttaatttaagtacCTAAAATTAAGGGTGTTACAATATTAACTTTTGTACTATGCTAAATTACATTATAAATCATGAACTACTCGCTTTTATCTTCTTAGCTCTGAATTAGTTGTCCTTAAttccttaaactcttttaagtgtaattttttcccataaaaatatcatctaaaaataaattgattcaaGACGCTACTTTAATGCCTTTTTTCCACTTTAAATCATTACAACTaacataagagaaaataaattatgtagtAACAATGTAAAACGACTTTACATTGTCATATAATCACAAactaatttaagataaatttgttgacttttataataataacttttaaagtgatatcaatagtgatttttattattggttGGAAATGTAAAGGATACACTATCATTACTTGActattaaattgttaaataatcttatgttaatatatttttaattaaaattttcaattttattaacaaataatcacaatatattatttaatttaatgatcactacaagaaaaatgacctatACCTACGGACAAAAACtgtcactataaataaaaaatctgtaGGTAAATGTATGATAGACTTTGTCCTACAGACATTTCTTCTGTCAACTTTGAGGGGGCATATAATGATGGCTAATTATCTGTCACTATAGGTTTTACCTACTATGTATagtgtgtaggtaaaagtcattaacttctacttatattttctaactgtaggtaaaagtctttaatatgtatctatcatcttcaactgtaggtaaaagttattaacttctacttatatttcctaactgtaggtaaaagtctttAATATGAACATCACTTGAGACCACAAGAACCTTCTTTCCTATTAACCAATGCCACAAAACTACACTGTTTAGAAACAATGCCAGAACCTAAGATTAGATATGTTCAAACATGATGTAATAACACTTGATGTCTTTTGGCAGAACTTCAATTTCTTCAACAGGGACATTTGACACTGATTTTTTTGCCTTCTGTTCAACATACTTGCTTGCTTGAATATTTTCATGGCGCCGGCTGATTCCAGATTTTAACACttgaatctctctcatttcatCCTTAGTTTTGAAACTTTCATTCCATCTGTTTAACAGCCATTTCAATTGCACTGATCCTTTTCTGCAAGCCTTGGAAGCCTGGAAGTGCATCTGTTGCCATAGCATTCTGATCTTCACCTGTTTGTGGACCACTTTCAGCATATTTGTGATTCATCAAATCTTTAACCTGGAAACAAAGATTGAAACAAATTACATCaatatagaaaatgaaataatggTTGGTTCCCAGCTGAAGATACCATGTAAATTACCTTTAATACTTTGTAGTTATGAGGATTTGCATGTGCAAGTGTCTGCATCTCCAAGGATGTTATACAATCATTCAAAGCACTGACAGCTGGGACATAAGCAGCCAAATGACCACGTAATCTCCCATTTTCACCTTCCAATTTGTTAACTCTTTCTTTCAGCGTTTCACTTTCCATACCTTTAAAGTTGCTTCTGCGATCAAGATCTTCACATGCATCAGCTAACTCACGCACCTTCTCTTCAAATAATGTCTCATTGACAGCAGAAATCTGCAGTCTGGTATAGAGTGTGGTAGCTTGAGTATCCTTGTCTgaggataattttaaaatttgactaGCTTGGTCTTCAAGTATCACCCTGGCTCCATCATACTTGCTCTTCAGATCTTCCACCAATCTTTGCAATTCTGTTTTCTCATCATGTAAAGTGCTAAACATCTTTGCTGcttccaaaatctcattttccTTTTGAGACAACAATTCCTTTCCATTCCTAATCTGACAATTTAATTGATCATTAACGGATTGAACTAATTTTAGTTCATTGCTTGACACTATCAAGGACTCTTTAAGATCTGAGTTTTCCATTTGTACATCTTCCAATTTGCCcatcattatttttagtttctcctCAAGGTCAGTATTTACTGAACAAAGTCTATCAAGATCTTTGCTTAGCTCTTTAAGTGCCTGGAGTTTTTCAAGGACAATGTTCTGGTAAAGCAGAGAAAGATTGGATTGTGCTATGGTATCGTGAATCATAATGCAGATTTCTTCTTCCAATTTACTTTTCTCTTCACCCAGGTCCCAAAATCTTTTCATCAAGGAATTTTTCTCTTCAAAGGTTTTGCAACTTTCTTCCTTTATGTTTTGGTGATCCTCTTTCAAGTCTAACAGCTGTTTGCATAGATTCTCTATTTCAGTTGTCATTACTTCCATTTTCCCTTCTCCTTTGCTTATTGTCAACTTTAATTCCTGATTCTTCTCCAATATCTTTTGTACCTCTGCTTGCAATGCCAAGAACTGCTTAGACTGGGTTCTCAACTCCTTATCAAGAGAATCTctttctgtcaaaagtttttcagCCTTTAATTTCAACTGGCCAAGGAATGCAACGAGAACTGAATTCTCAATGGCCACTTGCTAGCTTTCATTGAAAATGCTAACAAAAGAATTTTGTGTCTCCTGAAGTTTGCCATGTATATGGTTCAGAAGCTCCTGGTCTTCTTCAATAATACCATCACACCAAGGCTCACTGTTAACATCAAGAGTTTTTAACGCCTGAAGCAGTCCAATTcgtagtattttaattttctcagACAACGAATTCACATCAACTTGCTTTTGAACATTGTCATTCTCCAATTTAGATACCAATCTATCAGACAGTTTGGAAGACTCCAAGAGTCTCTGACTCTCAACTAGAAGGGAAAAGTTCTTTTGCTCCGAACCCTGGATACATTTATGCAAGATGAAAATTTCCATTTGAGCATGTGCAGCTCTGTCCAGTTCCTCTTCAAATTCCTTTTTCTGGTAATCTGCATCTTCTTGGAGAACAAACATTTGTAATTCCTTCTCAGCCAATTGACAGTCATTCAATTGCACAATTCTGGAATGCTCTTCCCTTTCAATTCCAAATGCTTCAGTTCCAATTCACTGTGTTTTTTCCCAAGATCTTTCAGAGTTTGATGAGTGATGTTTAATTGTGAAACCAACATTTCTTTATCAGAGGTGAGACTGGACTTTTCATGGTCAAACAATAGACAAGAGTCTTCTAAAATCTTTGACTTTATCCTTAATCCTTCAAGCTCAGAATTCACATTAAATAGTGAACTTTCTAAAAGGTGGTTTTTTTTCTGAGAGCTTCTCCAGCTTCTCAATTGTGGTTTGTAACTGAGAAAACAAGGTGGCTTTCTCAGCAGCAAGAGTGAATTTCTCCCCAAGCAAAGATTCACAAGTTTCTTCCAATATCTTTACCCGGTTGCGTGATGGGCCTGACGTATCACTCCAGTTGCGTGATCATATCTCTCAGCCAATGCCCGGTATGCGCGGTAAAACTCTTCAACTACATTAACCCTAGAATTCATAGCTCAAGTCACGCTAATTGGTCCAAGAAGGAAGGAATCTGGGGAtgattttgtttgtgtttgttccaGGCCTAGAAGGGTTTTAGCCTTGCCCTTGGAGACTGCAAGAGTGAGCTCCAGATCAGGAACTACTGCTGCAACATTATTATTTGAAGATTTCATCTGAGGATGAAGCCACAAAGGCACAACTTCATGTTCAGCACCAGCTGGTCCAGCTTCACAATATTTATCACTATCTttatgttcatctaatttagtATCTTGTAATTGAACAAGTGACAAGGTCacatcatcctcaatttcacATTTGGAAGACTTGCAGTTAGAGCTGCTAATTGGATTTGTGATGTCGTTACCAACCTGCCATAATTGATATCCAATCACATGGTAtcgagaaaattaaattatttattgccTCCCTTCCTatgatgtttgatttttttcttttctaatactggaactataatattttttaaattaattatttttaaagtacaaatatttttcaaagaaaaaaaataatatattagtaaataattaagagaaaagtattaataataatgataatttaaaaaaattataaatttaagataaatttattgttatcaattaaattaattatcaattaagtAATTAGAATATAGTAAcagaaaaagtataaaatttattataaacaaaacTAATTTAAGTACATATATATGGATATGTGATTGATATAAGATGAGATAATTTGGAAGTTGATCATGATGGatctatgtatatatataccatATCAAAAAGACTTGAACGtctctttttcttattcatGGTTGCAAGCCGAATAAAGTACTTATGAGCATGGCTAGCGACTTGGGTTGGGGTTCTTGAAGTCACATAGTTTCTAGAGATACCCCTCCAATCACCTTTTCCTAGCTTCTCAAATCCAACAGGGAACGTTCGgtgctcttcttctgtccaTGGTACTCCTATCATGTATGTAAGCACAAGAATCAGAGACTTTTCCCGGCAAAAATTAAcgaaattaaatatatagtaCTTCCAAGGGATAACAAATCCACAACAACCAACAAAATTTAATGAGTGATGAAATGTATTCAAACAAAAtagataaaaacaattaaacctaGCTAATAattgaggtatatatatatatatatatatatatatatatatatatatatatatatatatatatgacaagacaaattaaaactagttataaataatttttattagctGCAACCTTTTCCTACTTTCCTAATTAATATCGACTATCATTGTTATCCTTTTGACAAAGAGAGATCTACAAATGTGAGCATATATACCTTTCTTCCTAATCTCTTGTGCTCCAACAATGAGACTATGATGGTAGCACAGTAACTATCTATGAGACTATGAtaacaaacaaatattaaaactagattttagaaagaagaagaagaatgatatTGCTCTATTAGATTTTGTTCCCTGTTTAACAGAAGCATTTCTTTCTTCAGAAATGGGTGCAATTTAATCTCCAACCATTAAGATGCCAGGTGATGAATAAGAACTATATATGTTAGCATCTTAAACAGAATTGCTTTCAAAGCCAAAATTACCCGTCAGATTCTCTTGGAGCCATTTCGAGTTCTTGGGGCTAATGTGACTGTCCCACcatcatgaatacattcttctaGAATCAGCATGGGACAAAGTTGCCATCGCTCCGGCCAAGTAAATCAACACCGACACCGAGTCTTCTGATTTTGAAGAAACTCAATCCGCAAAAATTCAATGATTTACAGCAAGAACCACGTTAACACAGTTACATAACAGATGGTATAGAGAGTCCCTCTTGCTGCTTGAAATAGTCATtggaataaacaaaaaaaaaagaatgcaaaTGGCTCAGTTTCAGATAAATCATAGACACTTTTTTTCTCATCAAAGCAAAGTAAAACATTTGTGTCCCTATCATGATCAATAGTGTCCAAAACAACTTTATTATACCAAAAGGCAACAACAAAAATTGAGAACTGCTTCTCAAGATTTTGAGCATTGAAAAATTTATGCCTTAATTAAGCTTACGatcctaatatttttttctgtaattattttagtcctttagTTTTTCAATGCATTCATTTTAAACACTCAATTCATCAATTACATCAAATTTCCATAGATCATATATCCAAATCATTTTATTAAACTCCAATGTGTCCAACAGTTATTCAAAtgtctaagaaaaatcaaactcgACACCTCACATCTTACTAGAAAAAAGCcaaattgtatttttaacatacagaaaaagaggaaattatgagaaggctaaacctaataaaagcaacaaagcaaggattaaaacttatttcatattaatttaggAATAGCATTGATTATTTCCCTATCAATATATTGTTAATCCCACATagctttttcccttttttctttttatctaatGTTTTCCTCTGAAAGCCagtggaaataataataatagtaataatttaccTAGATCTATTCCATCAGTGTTTGGAGAATCAATTGGAGCAAGAATGGTCAGCCCTTGAATTATAATGTCGCTGCAGAGATAGGggataataagaataaaagaaaacgCTGTGCATTAAGATTAATCATCAAGGCAAATGAAAATTCTTGtcaaaacttgtgtaaattggaTGGACAAACAAAGATAGAGAATTGATCAAAGTGAGATTAGATATCTGGATGTGATCAAAGAACATAATCTCGATCATGTAAGGCCTGGTATTTCATATTAGCACCCTTGTCCATCAGGAGCATCCCTTCCTCTGCCATATGATGGTAGCACAGGAAGTGTGGGCCACTCTGATTCATCCTGTTTATGTGGGTCCATGGTAAAAAAAcatcaacataaaataaattaaaataaaaaactatagaTTATGATGTCAAATGCAGCTGAACTAACAGCCAAGAAATCATAGTTAGGCAAAAAGGCGAAAAGAAAGGCTAGTGACTTGATGTTAGGTGACCAAATTCTAATAATGTATTGTAACAAGAAATAACTGCTATGTATCTTTGAGTAATGTATTTTTACACTATAATAGGGTGCACATGTGTCATGCCTAGAAGATATCATATTAAACATAACATAATTGACCATGTTCTACAACGTGAAACCATGAAAGTAGTCtgataatctaaaaaaaaaaagaggagggGTGAGGGAGTAAAATACCTGAGATCCAAGAATTGTAGCTTCCTTTTGGAGAAAAAGTGTGAAATGGCTAGTGAGATTGAAACTTCCTGTTAACCATTTCCCTGGTGGCACAACAAGGAGAGCTCCACCATCAGATGCATAGTGGCTGAGATTGCTAATAGCATATTGAAAGGCCTTTGTGTTAGATGTTTTTCCATCACCAACACCACCAAAATCAGTCAAAACTGCACTGTGTTTTCTGCAGCTGATAGCAGGGTACTCAAAACAGTCCAATCCATTGGCCACTCTGCATTCCCTGTCCTAAAACTCAAATTATTGCATTTTTGTAGGTTTCCAATACTGCAACTGCAGCTGTATCGATCACATTACCAACATTTTATGCGATTTACTAGAGAACGTTAACCGCTATTTTAAAACCTTGGAAGGTAATCAATTTATAGAAATGAATAAAGCAAAAGAGGGGTCTATGAACAAGCACAAAaaccaaaatgataaaaacattgaaACATACTAAGAAAAATAGAACAGAAGATTGTTTGCATGTTTAAAAAGCTCAATGAACacacacaaagaaaaaaaagaataccaAAATCGGAACACTCCATTCCAGCAACACAAACCACTTCCTTCAGAATCCTCCATTCTAATCATAAGAACAAATcatttccttgaaaatcctccaTTCTAATCACAACAACAAATCAGTTCCTAtacaatcctccattctaattctaattataACAACTAATCATTTCCTACAAAATCTTCAACATTGTTAACTCTAATAACACGAAACTACTTCCTCCAAACCTGAATTtgccaaaataaataaacaaatagaaaCAAACAGAGCGTTACGAAACCTGAAACATTGACTCGGAGCGGTCCAAGAGAGTATCGATGTAGCGGAGACTGAACCACTTCCCGAATGCGATGCTGGTCTGCACCAAGCGGCGAGCCACGAGTAGAGGCTTCCGCGAGCATACGACTGTGATTTTTGGTATCTGGTATTCCCCCAGCGAATCCGCCTTCGTCACGCTCAGCTCGAATAGGTACCCCGACTTTGCCGTGAACTCATCGTCACCGGACTCCGCGGCGGCGCATCGAACGACGCGGTGGCGCATCGAACGACGCGGCGGCTCCGACGAGGTCGAAATTGGAGATAACGGTTTGAAGCGAGAGAGGGGaaggagggagagagagaaagcaCGGGAAGGAGTAGCATTTTTGTTCTTCGGAGTGTTGAAGTGGATTTGACTAAAATACCCGGCCCGATCCATAATCCAAAGGCTTGTGGCCATTTtggagtttgatttcaagatgaaatgaatatcatttatgaaactaacaagaaattgccataaaaaataatgttaatctaaattaatccataaaaataatgttaatctaaattaaaatttaatattattaattaatatattttatctttaaaattttgaacaattattaactaaaaattaatttaaattaaatggttattttttgagattgagtatttactaaaaaaataagagattggtattcaaatttaaatcgTAAAAAGTTTTACCTACACCACCAGTCGTAGATATAAGACTTTTGAGGTTATACCTACATCAACTGATTATAGACAAATGTTCTATGAAGTTTTATCTACATCATGTAGTTGTAGGTATAagttttttagaattttgtCTACATTGTGATTTTGTAGGTAGCAATTCttttgagttttacctacactaatcaATCATAGGCACAAGTTTTTTGAAGTTTTACCTACACAATGTAATTGTAGgtagaagttttttttaatttaaatgaatttacCTACACTAAATAATGTTTGGTACAAATAgttgagttttacctacattaGTTAGTTGTAggtaaaagtatttttgaaatttacctacactaattcaTGTCTGTAGGAAAAAGGTGTCCGTAAGCATAGGTCATTTTTCCTATAGTGAtactaataaaaattcataaatataatttattattaatacattaaatttatatatatacccACACCCTTGCTCCCTCATTGTTGCAACCCTAATTTGCTCGGCGCATTCTCTATCTCTCTGTCTCTCGCTCTCTcgcttttttcattctctttctcctttcaGAATACACACTTTCTCGCGATAATTGATTATAGGTTTGTTACTCATCTCTAATCTAGGtttcattttataattcattaatttgaatttatggtttgattttattaagtttgattttgatcTAGGGTTTTGTTATGTTGTACTAGTGAagactaaaaatttatttctctcttcttaATTGGATTCAAGTAGCAGAAGTATCATCTTTTCCTTTctgcttttttatattttcatgagtttatattatttttttggctatCTTCCTGATCTagggttttcttttttataatcttGGCCATTTGAAATTAGGcgttctttttgaatttattcattttgattATAGGAGTGTTAAAAATTCatttgtctttgatgattgtcAGTGTTTACAACAATAATGTTTCATGTCAAATGCAAAACAATGAATATCACATTTAGATTCATGAGAGTAGATGGAATTCCAAAATTACGTTATTTCTTTTTGTGATTATGTAAGTGGATCAAGAGGGAAGGGATCATAAATGTTGGAAGAGATTTTTAGGTCTTATTCTTTGACTAGTTGGGGTTAATTTGTGTCTAGTTACAATGTCATGTATTGCATGTTTGTTATGAATATATATGGCATGTCTATACAATAATGAGGCTGACCGGAAGTATAATGAAGCTATGGGTGTGGCTGGCAGCCTCCGTTATGACCATAGTCCACCTCTTGGTAATGCACGTGCACCACCAAACTCTCACCAAACACCAAAAAAGAGAATAGGGGAAAAGCATTCAATTAAGTTATAATACTAATTGAGAGAAGAGGGGAACCTGAAACTGGCAGCGGCGACGATGAAAGCTTTGGACTAGCACCGACAATGAGAAGCTAGGGCTCTAGACGATAGTGACGAGCACAAACACATGCAGTGATGACCAATGGCAACAGGAGATGACAATGACGACCACCACAACTATGACGAGCATGACAGTGGCAGTAGct
This region of Glycine soja cultivar W05 chromosome 17, ASM419377v2, whole genome shotgun sequence genomic DNA includes:
- the LOC114391496 gene encoding transcription factor DIVARICATA-like, which encodes MIGVPWTEEEHRTFPVGFEKLGKGDWRGISRNYVTSRTPTQVASHAHKYFIRLATMNKKKRRSSLFDMVGNDITNPISSSNCKSSKCEIEDDVTLSLVQLQDTKLDEHKDSDKYCEAGPAGAEHEVVPLWLHPQMKSSNNNVAAVVPDLELTLAVSKGKAKTLLGLEQTQTKSSPDSFLLGPISVT